From the genome of Streptomyces sp. NBC_00523:
AGCTGCTGGACTCCCTGACCGCCCGGGTCGCCGCCGAACAGGGCCTGGCCTCGGTCGAGACGACCGTCACCCCGGACAACACCGCGTCGGACCGCCTCTTCACCTCCTACGCACAGCGCCACGACGTGGCCCTGGAGCGCGAGGTGCTCTTCGACGGCGGACTGTTCCCCGAAGGCACCCATCTGCCGGAAGTGCTGTACCGCATCGGCCCGTTCCACGCCTGAGCGCCGCACTCCCATCCTCCGCAGCATCCTTCAACGCCGCCCGTCACACCACCTCACGCCCCGCAGGAGACCCGCTGTGACCATCACCCCGCCCGCCCTCAGTGTCTTCGAGACCCTGGAGTCCGAGGTCCGGAGCTACTGCCGCGGCTGGCCCGCCGTGTTCGACCGCGCCCAAGGCGCCCGGCTGACCGACGAGGACGGCCACTCGTACCTGGACTTCTTCGCCGGCGCGGGCTCGCTCAACTACGGCCACAACAACCCCGTGCTCAAGCGCGCGCTGATCGACTACATCGAACGCGACGGCATCACGCACGGCCTCGACATGGCGACCACCGCCAAACGCGCCTTCCTGGACACCTTCCAGAACGTCGTGCTGCGCCCCCGCGACCTGCCGTACAAGGTGATGTTCCCCGGCCCGACGGGCACCAACGCCGTCGAGGCGGCGCTGAAGCTCGCCCGCAAGGTCAAGGGACGCGAGTCCGTCGTCTCGTTCACCAACGCCTTCCACGGCATGTCGCTCGGCTCGCTCGCCGTGACCGGCAACGCGTTCAAGCGGGCCGGTGCCGGCATCCCGCTGGTGCACGGCACGCCGATGCCGTTCGACAACTACTTCGACGGCCAGGTCCCCGACTTCCTCTGGTTCGAGCGGCTCCTGGAGGACCAGGGCTCCGGGCTCAACCACCCGGCCGCCGTGATCGTGGAGACGGTCCAGGGCGAGGGCGGCATCAACGTGGCCCGCGCCGAGTGGCTGCGCGCGCTCCAGGACCTGTGCCACCGCCAGGACATGCTGCTGATCGTCGACGACATCCAGATGGGCTGCGGCCGTACCGGCGGCTTCTTCTCCTTCGAGGAGGCCGGCATCACGCCGGACATCGTGACGCTGTCGAAGTCCATCAGCGGCTACGGACTGCCCATGTCGCTCTGCCTGTTCAAGCCGGAGCTGGACGTCTGGGAGCCGGGCGAGCACAACGGCACCTTCCGCGGCAACAACCCCGCGTTCGTCACCGCCGCCGCCGCGCTGGACGCCTACTGGGCGGACGGCCAGATGGAGAAGCAGACGCTGGCCCGGGGCGAGCAGATCGAGCAGACGATGCTGGCCATCTGCGGCGAGCACGACAGCGCCCGGTTCCGGGGCCGCGGCCTGGTCTGGGGCCTGGAGTTCGACGACCCGGCGCGCGCCTCCGCGGTCTGCGCCCGCGCGTTCCAGCTGGGGCTGCTCCTGGAGACCTCCGGCCCGCAGAGCGAGGTCGTGAAGCTGCTGCCGCCGCTCACCATCACACCCGAGGAGCTGGACGAGGGCCTGCGCACGCTGGCCCGTGCCGTCCGCGAGACCGCCTGACGGTCCGGACCGCACACCTCACCTCCGTACAGAGAAAGGCATCGAACCACCGTGATCGTCCGATCGTTCGCCGACGTCGAGAACACCGACCGGCACATCAAGGCCGCCTCCGGGACCTGGGAGAGCAAGCGCATCGTGCTCGCCGAGGAGAAGGTCGGCTTCTCGCTCCACGAAACCATCATGTACGCGGGTACCGAGACGTCGATGTGGTACGCGAACCACATCGAGGCGGTCCTGTGCGTCGAGGGCGAGGCCGAGCTGACCGACGACGAGACCGGTGAGAAGCACTGGATCACGCCGGGGACGATGTACCTGCTCAACGGCCACGAGCGCCACACGATGCGGCCCAAGACCGATTTCCGCTGTGTCTGCGTCTTCAACCCGCCGGTCACCGGACGGGAGGAGCACGACGAGAACGGTGTCTATCCACTGCTGACCGAGGAGGGCTGAACCCCATGACCACCGACGTACGCACCGACCTGTACCCCTCGCGCGGCGCCGCCGAGATGACCACTCCCCGCCAGGACCCGGTCATCTGGTCCGCGCCGGGCGCACCGGGTCCGATCAGCGCCAAGGAGCTCCAGGGCTACGAGCACGACGGCTTCCTGCCCGTCGAGCAGCTGATCACCCCGGACGAGGTGGCCGGCTACCACGCCGAGCTGGAACGGCTGATCGCCGACCCGGCCGTCCGCGCCGACGAGCGCTCCATCATCGAACCGAAGTCGCAGTCCGTGCGGTCGGTCTTCGAGGTCCACCGGATCAGCGAGGTCTTCGCCCGGCTGGTCGCCGACGAACGGGTGGTGGGCCGGGCCCGCCAGATCCTCGGTTCGGACGTCTACGTCCACCAGTCGCGGATCAACGTCAAGCCCGGGTTCGGGGCTTCGGGGTTCTACTGGCACTCGGACTTCGAGACCTGGCACGCGGAGGACGGTCTGCCGAACATGCGGACGGTGTCCGTGTCGATCGCGCTGACCGAGAACTACGACACCAACGGCGGGCTGATGATCATGCCCGGCTCGCACAAGTCGTTCCTCGGCTGCGCGGGTGAGACGCCGAAGGACAACTACAAGAAGTCGCTCCAGATGCAGGACGCCGGCACCCCGTCCGACGAGGCGCTGACGAAGATGGCCGACCGACACGGCATCAGGCTCTTCACGGGCAAGGCCGGTTCGGCGACCTGGTTCGACTGCAACGCGATGCACGGCTCGGGCGACAACATCACGCCGTACCCGCGCAGCAACGTGTTCATCGTGTTCAACAGCGTGGAGAACACCGCGCAGGAGCCGTTCGCGGCGCCGGTCCGCCGCCCGGAGTTCATCGGGGCGCGCGACTTCACCCCGGTGAAGTAGGTCCCGGCAGGGCCTTGGAGGGGGTGGCACGGATTCCCGTGCCACCCCCTCCGGCATATCTCGGTGGACCGGGGCGGGACCGGCGGGAACAGTGAGCGCATGACATCCCACGTACAGCACATCACCATCGACTGCGCCGACGCCTACGCCCTGGGCACCTTCTGGTCGGCCGTGCTCGGCGCGCCGCTCTCCGACGAGGACCATCCCGGCGACCCCGAGGCCCTGGTCGAAGCGCCGGGCGCCGCAATCCTCTTCGTCACCGTGCCCGACAGGAAGCAGACCAAGAACCGCGTGCACCTGGACATCAAGCCCGCGGACCGCACCCGGGACGAGGAGGTCGAACGGCTGCTGGCCCTCGGCGCCACCCTGGTCGCCGACCACCGCAAGCCGAACGGACGGGGCTGGGCGACCCTCGCCGACCCGGAGGGCAACGAGTTCTGCGTGGAGTGCGGCACGGCCGAACGGGCCGCGCTCACCGGTACGCGGCTGCCGGTCACCGCGGACGACGTGACCGAGGCGGTCCGCCTGACGGTCGACACGCTCGCCGCCGCCCCGGCCGCCGACTGGCGCGTCCCGGCCGGGACGCTGACGTGGGACTGCTGGGAGACCGCGGAGCACCTGAGCGACGACCTGTTCGCGTACGCCGTCCAACTGGGCCCGCGTACGCCGTCGGTGGAGACCGAGGTGCCGTACCACTGGGCCCCCCGGCGCGAGGGCGGCCCGTGGAACGCGGTCTTCACCGACCCGGAGGCGGGGGTGGCCGGGCTGCTCCAGACCGTGGAGGCGAGCGGCGCGCTGCTGGCCGCCATGGTCCGTACGGCGTCCCCGGCCACCCGCTCGTACCACGGGTACGGGGTCTCCGACCCGGAGGGCTTCGCGGCCATGGGCGTCGTGGAGACCCTGGTGCACGCCCATGACATCGCGTCGGGCCTGGGCGTCTCCTGGGAGCCGCCCGCCGGACTGTGCGACCGGGCGCTGGCCCGGCTCTTCCCCGACGCCCCGGAGGACAAGGACCGGTGGGCCGTGCTGCTCTGGTCCACCGGCCGCGGCGAGCTGCCCGGCCGCGAGCGCGTCACCTCGTGGAAGTGGCGGAGCGCGCCCCTGGCGTGACCCCTCCGGCTTCGTCGCCTCGGACCTGATGGCGCAGGGCGTGCTCGCGGCCCTGGAGAAGGTCGGGCGCAGCGTGCCGCACGACGTCGCGGTGGGCGGTTTCGACGACTCCCCCGCCGCGCTCGCCTCCCGCCCGGCGCTGACGACGATCCGCCGGCCGTGGGGCCGGATCAGCGCCGAGATGGTACGGGTGCTGCTGGCGCAGATCGGCGGGGAGGACCCGGCCGCGGTGATACTGCCGACCGGGCTGGTCCGCCGCGACTCGGCGTGACCGGGTGCGCGGCGCGGGCCCGTCAGCCGGCGAGCACCTGAAGGGCGCGGTCCACGTCCGCCTCGGTGTTGTAGAGGTGGAAGGACGCGCGCAGGTTGCCCGCCCGCCCTGCGACCAGCACCCCGGCCCGCTGGAGCTCCGGTGCCCGGTCGCCGAGCCCGGGCACCGCGACGACGACGGTGTCCGCCTCGACGGGCTCGTGCCCGAGGGCCGTCACTCCGGCGCGGAAGCGGTCGGCGAGCGCGAGGGCGTGGTCGTGCAGGGCGTCGACGCCGATCTCGTGGAGCAGGGCGAGGGAGTGCTCGGCGCCGTGGTACGCGAGGTAGACGGGCGGCTCGTCGTAGCGGTGGGCGTCGGCGGCGAGCTTGGTGACCGGTCCGTAGACGCTGCCCCACGGGTCCTCGGAGGCGGCCATGCCCACGTCGACCGGCCGCACGGCCTCCTGCGCCTCCTCGGTGAC
Proteins encoded in this window:
- the ectB gene encoding diaminobutyrate--2-oxoglutarate transaminase; this encodes MTITPPALSVFETLESEVRSYCRGWPAVFDRAQGARLTDEDGHSYLDFFAGAGSLNYGHNNPVLKRALIDYIERDGITHGLDMATTAKRAFLDTFQNVVLRPRDLPYKVMFPGPTGTNAVEAALKLARKVKGRESVVSFTNAFHGMSLGSLAVTGNAFKRAGAGIPLVHGTPMPFDNYFDGQVPDFLWFERLLEDQGSGLNHPAAVIVETVQGEGGINVARAEWLRALQDLCHRQDMLLIVDDIQMGCGRTGGFFSFEEAGITPDIVTLSKSISGYGLPMSLCLFKPELDVWEPGEHNGTFRGNNPAFVTAAAALDAYWADGQMEKQTLARGEQIEQTMLAICGEHDSARFRGRGLVWGLEFDDPARASAVCARAFQLGLLLETSGPQSEVVKLLPPLTITPEELDEGLRTLARAVRETA
- a CDS encoding ectoine synthase, translated to MIVRSFADVENTDRHIKAASGTWESKRIVLAEEKVGFSLHETIMYAGTETSMWYANHIEAVLCVEGEAELTDDETGEKHWITPGTMYLLNGHERHTMRPKTDFRCVCVFNPPVTGREEHDENGVYPLLTEEG
- the thpD gene encoding ectoine hydroxylase, whose protein sequence is MTTDVRTDLYPSRGAAEMTTPRQDPVIWSAPGAPGPISAKELQGYEHDGFLPVEQLITPDEVAGYHAELERLIADPAVRADERSIIEPKSQSVRSVFEVHRISEVFARLVADERVVGRARQILGSDVYVHQSRINVKPGFGASGFYWHSDFETWHAEDGLPNMRTVSVSIALTENYDTNGGLMIMPGSHKSFLGCAGETPKDNYKKSLQMQDAGTPSDEALTKMADRHGIRLFTGKAGSATWFDCNAMHGSGDNITPYPRSNVFIVFNSVENTAQEPFAAPVRRPEFIGARDFTPVK
- a CDS encoding VOC family protein, which encodes MTSHVQHITIDCADAYALGTFWSAVLGAPLSDEDHPGDPEALVEAPGAAILFVTVPDRKQTKNRVHLDIKPADRTRDEEVERLLALGATLVADHRKPNGRGWATLADPEGNEFCVECGTAERAALTGTRLPVTADDVTEAVRLTVDTLAAAPAADWRVPAGTLTWDCWETAEHLSDDLFAYAVQLGPRTPSVETEVPYHWAPRREGGPWNAVFTDPEAGVAGLLQTVEASGALLAAMVRTASPATRSYHGYGVSDPEGFAAMGVVETLVHAHDIASGLGVSWEPPAGLCDRALARLFPDAPEDKDRWAVLLWSTGRGELPGRERVTSWKWRSAPLA